Part of the Quercus lobata isolate SW786 chromosome 6, ValleyOak3.0 Primary Assembly, whole genome shotgun sequence genome, ATTTAATGTTTCGTGGATACCTATATTGCCGGATTGATGGGAATACTGGTGGAGAAGATCGTGATGCTTCCATTGATTCTTTTAATAAGCCAGGGAGTGagaaatttgttttcttattatcaACTAGAGCTGGAGGCCTTGGTATTAATCTTGCTACAGCAGATGTTGTCATTCTTTATGATAGTGACTGGTGAGCatctatctttatttttttgcagaaGTTACTGTGGTGTGTATGCgcattctttctctctctcttgttttgcTGTTTTTGGTAGTTTTGTTGATGTTTGTGGTTTTCTCAGGAATCCCCAAGTTGATCTGCAAGCACAGGACCGTGCTCATAGGATTGGTCAAAAGAAAGAAGTTCAAGTTTTCCGGTTCTGCACAGAggtttggatttgtgtttttttaattaacatatTAGAAGCtagatgtaataatttttaatcaTCTTTGTGATTGTAAATGATTTATGGAACAGTATACTATTGAGGAAAAAGTTATTGAGAGGGCTTATAAAAAGCTAGCACTAGATGCTTTGGTGATCCAGCAAGGACGATTAGCAGAGCAGAAGAGTAAGCATTTTTCACGTTAAAAGATTTTCCTTCatgtccttttttttggggataaatttttgtattaaaaattataCACATGCATTTATATTCCTTGCAGCTGTTAATAAAGATGAACTACTACAGATGGTGAGGTTTGGTGCTGAAATGGTTTTCAGTTCCAAGGATAGTACAATTACAGATGAGGACATTGATAGAATAATTGCAAAAGGAGAAGAGGCGACTGCTGAGCTTGATGCCAAGATGAAGAAATTTACAGAAGAtgcaatcaaatttaaaatggaTGACagtatgtatatttgttttcaaGAGTTTTTGcctataaatatatacttgtatattttttgctttgcaatgatgatataattttaaaatatctagtGCTGATATTGGTGTGGTTTTGTGCAGCTGCTGAATTGTATGACTTTGATGATGAGAAGGTAAAGGCAATTCTGTCATGTTTTGTTCATCAACCAATATAGGTTCTTCAATTTGTACTTTGCTTGGTATTGCTTTAAGGCTCACTTTCATAACTTACTGCTGTCCATGCCTTTTGTTGTGGTGAAGGACGAGAACAAGGTCGATTTCAAGAAACTTGTTAGTGATAACTGGATTGAACCGCCAAAGAGAGAGCGGAAACGAAAGTAAtagcatttttttgttttttatctttatttttaatgcattttaatgattttcaatcATTATATGAAATGATTTTCCCCCTTGTAGTTACTCAGAATCTGAATACTTTAAACAAACAATGCGCCAAGGTGGCCCGGCAAAACCAAAAGAGCCTCGGATTCCTCGGATGCCTCAATTGTAAGCACCTATTGAAACTCGTGTCAAAACTGCTGCTGTGTTCTCACCTGCTATGAAacctatttatttgtttatttatccTTTTCTTCTGTTGCTGGCAGGCATGATTTCCAGTTCTTTAACACTCAAAGGCTGAGTGAGCTGTATGAAAAGGAAGTGCGCTATCTGATGGTGGGTATCATTGGGCTCCAGCATATATGTTTTCTGCTTTGATAAAAGCCTAGTACATAATTGTTTGAAAGTTTAGTGTTTACGCAtgatttatttactatttgacaATATTTCAGCAAACACATCAAAAGAATCAGCTGAAAGACACAATAGATGTAGATGAACCTGAAGGTATTTGGGTATCTTCCATATGAATTGCATCTACCTGACTCTTTATAATCTTATTCCTTTTGCATTAAATCCTTCTCTAACTGGGTGTTAAAACATTTAGATGTAGGAGACCCATTGACTGCTGAAGAGCTCGAAGAAAAGGAGCGGCTATTAGAAGATGTGAGTGAGTGGATTATATTTTACAGAAAAGATTTATGTTGGCCACCTTTTTCTAAGCTTGGCTATTGGTGCATTTCAGGGATTTTCTTCATGGAGTAGAAGAGATTTCAATACTTTCATCAGGGCTTGTGAGAAGTATGGCCGAAATGACATAAAAAGTATTGCTTCTGAAATGGAAGGGAAAACGGAGGAGGAAGTTGAAAGATACGCAAAGGTCTTTAAAGAAAGATACAAAGAGTTAAATGGTGAGTAATATTCAATTTTACACCATTGTTactttaagttaaaataaattctaatggGAAGCAAATGTAAACTTCAATTATTGAGATATGTACATAAAGTTTTTGTATTGGGTTTTGGTAACATCTGTTGGCATGAACTTCAACCTCTTTGACCTTCGATCCCATGGCATTAGTTGCTGTTCTCCAGTCCCCTAGTACATGCAAAAATAACCCAtaaatgtgtgtttttgtttggttttgtattttgtttttgttttcttctgttTGGCTAAGGGGAAGAGATTGTCTTAACTGGTTTAACTGGGTTGTTGAGCCATCTGTTATTGAAAGAGATGAGCCACATTAGTGCCTGGTTTTGAGCTAAACTGCAGCACTGCTTGGTTGGTTCAGCTTCTTGAGTTAGtcttcattggtttttttttttttttgggttataggAAAACATAATATTTGTGGTTGAACCTGATACAGATTGCAGTTGTTTCTGTACTTTGGTTAAGCTCTGTGAAAAGTGGTTGATATGGTAGAACTATTTACTGTCAATTTCATGATCTCATTAAAACTTTGGTAGCGTTGGATCTAATTGTTATCTCTAAAATGATTCCTCCAGATTATGATAGGATCATTAAGAATATCGAAAGGGGGGAGGCTAGAATTTCGCGAAAGGACGAGATCATGAAAGCTATTGGGAAGAAATTGGACCGGTACAAGAATCCATGGCTGGAACTCAAGATTCAGTATGGTCAGAATAAAGGGAAATTGTACAATGAAGAATGTGATCGTTTCATGGTGTGCTTTCTTTGCAGTCTTCTTCCTCCACTCCCTTCCCTGTGTGAACTTTGGTGTATAGGTTCCATGTTCAATtatttaaacacattttttgccTGCCACAATATGCAGATATGCATGGTTCACAAACTTGGGTATGGGAACTGGGATGAGTTAAAGGCTGCATTTCGCACATCACCCTTGTTTCGTTTTGATTGGTTTGTGAAGTCTCGCACAACTCAAGAACTTGCAAGGAGGTGTGATACACTAATTCGGTTGGTGGAGAAGGAAAACCAAGAGTACGACGAGAGGGAGAGACAAGCTCGTAAAGAGAAGAAGCTTGCCAAGGTTCGATTTGTTCCTGCCCAAACTTCTTAGAACACCATTATGCACATTCTTCTTAACTGGTTTCTGTCACACATTGGCTTCACCCACCTCACTGACATGCATCCCTTCATATAAATCTTCCATTTATTTGATCAAGCCAATCTTCATCCATCCGAATTTTTACATTTCACTACATCTCATACTTTAATAATGTATGTTTCAGAATTTGACACCATCAAAGCGAGCCCTGGCTAGGCAGACTGAGAGTCCCTCTTCCTTAAAGAAGCGGAAGCAATTGACCATGGATGACTATGTTACTTCAGTATGTTACTGTCTTTGCATGATTACTAAATATATCATGATTTTGCTTTCTATTCATGTGGTAGTTACCAGCCATGGATTTACTGAAgctaattttgttctttttgttgcAGGGAAAGCGTAGGAAAtgatattgaaatataaaattaagaaatttttttgggggatgAATCCCCCTTTAAATTACGGTGTAGCAGTAGTGTGGGCAAGGAGTGCCTCTAGTTTGCGCACTAGTTTGTTATATCCCCTTGTTTTTGGATCAGGGTTCAGAATTCATCGTTTCACTGATGGAATTGGTAATATATTAGATCTGAAGAGTTTTGGAATTTGTATAAATGAAACTACTCCAGTATTTTGTACCTTGTAGTTGATTTTAGCTGGTCATCTAATGAAATATACTGTATTAGCTGCTTAAGGCTATCCCCCcaatttttctatttgaatgtaaatatttctttttgtttgtttctattCGGTTGGTCGGGGGTCCCAAATTGCAGCCCTTGTCTCCTGAAAAGTTTACTAGCACCCAAAGTCAAATCCAACTCCTGGAACCAACCAGCAATAAAGTGCCTACTCTCAACAGCTTTCCAGGAATTTGACCAATCTATCAAATTAGAAAAGTTTCAATCAGAGGAGAAAAAACACTGCTGCAAGTTCCAGGCACAGTCGCCATGTCTAAACTAGGAATACCACCAATGGCACATGCAACCGCATCTAAATTTTTgattaaaatggtttttaaaataaaattattgaagtACGTCATCTATATTCTCATAATCAGGGAGCTCATTATTTCACGTTAGTAACAGGATCTTTTCTTACACATTGTTTGTTTAGTTGGAAAATTTgatgtaaagatagttttctacattttctagtgtttggtagtacaaaaaaaaattggtcaataGAAAATAATCTTTAGTCAACGAAAaatcctaataaaaataaggtttattttttataggttgtttttccaaaaaagtatttggaaaataatctctctctcacgcatttgcatctattataaatattatcttcgtCTGTAGCCGtagaaaacatatttttttggtgatttc contains:
- the LOC115994783 gene encoding ISWI chromatin-remodeling complex ATPase CHR11, with the protein product MAKLSKPQASSDEALSNASNSTSESEEEEQQQQVNEQINDEEDEEEIEAVARSAASDEDNSPNSDDEAAGDDEDEDGNDVSNAEISRREKARLKEMQKVKRQKVQEILDAQNASIEADMNNKGKGRLKYLLQQTELFAHFAKGDQSAAQKKAKGRGRHASKITEEEEDEECLKEEEDGLSGTGTTRLVTQPSCIQGKMRDYQLAGLNWLIRLYENGINGILADEMGLGKTLQTISLLGYLHEFRGITGPHMVVAPKSTLGNWMNEIRRFCPTLRAVKFLGNPDERKHIREDLLVAGKFDVCVTSFEMAIKEKSSLRRFSWRYIIIDEAHRIKNENSLLSKTMRLYNTNYRLLITGTPLQNNLHELWSLLNFLLPEIFSSAETFDEWFQISGENDQQEVVQQLHKVLRPFLLRRLKSDVEKGLPPKKETILKVGMSQMQKHFYRALLQKDLEVVNAGGERKRLLNIAMQLRKCCNHPYLFQGAEPGPPYSTGDHLITNAGKMVLLDKLLPKLKERDSRVLIFSQMTRLLDILEDYLMFRGYLYCRIDGNTGGEDRDASIDSFNKPGSEKFVFLLSTRAGGLGINLATADVVILYDSDWNPQVDLQAQDRAHRIGQKKEVQVFRFCTEYTIEEKVIERAYKKLALDALVIQQGRLAEQKTVNKDELLQMVRFGAEMVFSSKDSTITDEDIDRIIAKGEEATAELDAKMKKFTEDAIKFKMDDTAELYDFDDEKDENKVDFKKLVSDNWIEPPKRERKRNYSESEYFKQTMRQGGPAKPKEPRIPRMPQLHDFQFFNTQRLSELYEKEVRYLMQTHQKNQLKDTIDVDEPEDVGDPLTAEELEEKERLLEDGFSSWSRRDFNTFIRACEKYGRNDIKSIASEMEGKTEEEVERYAKVFKERYKELNDYDRIIKNIERGEARISRKDEIMKAIGKKLDRYKNPWLELKIQYGQNKGKLYNEECDRFMICMVHKLGYGNWDELKAAFRTSPLFRFDWFVKSRTTQELARRCDTLIRLVEKENQEYDERERQARKEKKLAKNLTPSKRALARQTESPSSLKKRKQLTMDDYVTSGKRRK